The Methyloprofundus sedimenti genome contains the following window.
AATATCAGCGCTGAACCCAGCCAAAATAATAATTGTTGCTTATGCTTTACGCCTGAGGACGCACAAACTTTGCCCACGTCACACTGATCCGGCTGCCCATATAATTGCCGGTATCCCAGGCCAATAAACAGCAAGGTTAAGAAAACAAAAACTGGCCTGACCGCTTCCATAGAAGTTAAAGAACTTATCCATGCGCCGCCAATCCCTAATGATAAAAGGACTAAAGGCACAACACAGCAGACAGATGCGCCAATTGCGGTCAATAAAGCTGCCAGCCCCATCCAGACAGGATTTTTAGCTGATTCGGGTTGTTGTTTTTTCATCATATCCAGCCTTGTTTCCAGGTTATAAATTACGGCTGCTTCACTGATATATTGATAGGTGCCGACGCAGGAGATGCATCGTTATGCTTGATGCGCTCCGTACCTCAGCAGCATCCTATGAATTAAGCCGAACTCCGGTTAACTACGCCCTGTCAACGAACAGTGCGAAGCAAAAAGTATCCAAAAGCATCTTAAACTCTGTTCCATAGAACAGAGTCAAGAAAAAATGGCTTATTGGCTGGATTTTAGATCGAATTTATCGCTTGCTAGTGTTTCAATCAGAGTGCAATGCCCTGTTGAATTGTCTGTCTGGCACCCTTTGATTAGCTCTTTCAAATTATTACGCAAGTTCAATAAGGCATCAATTTGTTGATTAATATGTGCTATTTTTTGTTCCGCTATATGTCTAACATCTGCGCATTTGTTATCACTCAAAGCTATTATTTCTGCGACTTCCTTGAGTGAAAAACCGGCGTGTTGCGCGCGCTTAATAAAGCGTATTTTTATAAGATTTTCCTCTGGATAAGACCGATACCCCTGCTCTGGTTTAGCTGGCTCTTGCAGTAAGCCGATACGCTGATAATAGCGTATCGTTTCTATTGTGACATCAGCTTTTTTTGCCAGTTTACCTATGGTCATGCCCATGCGTTTTATAGCTCCTGTGGCTGACTATTATTTTAACACTCGGAATCAGACATTTAATTGCTGAAAACTTATAACTCACGGTAACTAGTGATTCAAAATGACAAAATAAAAATAACTTAGGAACATGCACGAAATAATATGAGCAACTTGTAGGATGGGCAAAGGTTTTTTTCGTGCCCATCTTTATATAGTACAGCCATCAGTCTATCTGGGGTAGCTTGATGGGCACGCTATTGCTTTACCCATCCTACAGATTTTTAACATGTTTAAGCTATTTCATGCACGTTCCTTAGTTCGTTAACACCCCCGTACAACTGGAGCCCTGCCCCGCCGTACACCCATAACAATGATCTGCAACGCTAATAGACATCGCTTCAGGCATTTGTTCCAGTAACTGGCTTAAGTGCGTCGTTTCACCTGTTAGTGGCATACCCAGCATTTGATTAAAATCACAATCATAAACATAGCCTTGCCAGTCTACGCTTAATAGACTTTTACACATCACCTGTGCCAGGTTTTCTGCCTGGTAGGACTGTTTCAATAAGTTCATATAGTCATCGAACTGACCCTTTGCCAACAACACCGCACCAAAGCGCTGGATCGGCATATTAGTAATGGTAAACAACTGGTTAAAATGCAGGTCGAAATGCTCGCCTAGAAAATGGCGATAAGACTCTTCCAGTTGCAATTGAGGAGCTGGCAGAGACATACCTTGTGGATTGAAAACCAGATTTAGGGTCAAATGACTGTTCGCCTGACCGTAACCTAAGGCATTAAGTTTTTTTAAGGCCTTGATCGATGCAGTGAAGACGCCTTTACCACGCTGGGCATCAACATTGTCTTCCATATAACAGGGCAACGAGGCAATGACTTCAACGCGCTGTTCAGCCAGAAATTCAGCGGTATCTTCAAAGCCAGGCTCGACTAGAATGGTCGGATTGCACCGATCCATCACATGTAAACCTTGTTTTCTCGCCTCTTGCACTAGCCAACGAAACTCGGGGTTCATTTCTGGAGAGCCACCGGTTAAATCAAGATATTCGAGCTGATATTTATCGGCGAACTGTAACGCCGTTTTCATAGTTTCGCGAGTCATCAACTCGGTCCGGTTAGGCCCTGCATTGACATGGCAATGGGTACAACTCAGATTACACAGGTAACCCAGATTCATTTGCAAGGTACTTAAGCGCCCACGGCGAATTTGTGGAAAATCACTCTTGAGTAGTAAAGGTTTAACGTCGCGCATCTTGATTTATCGTTTAATATTCAGGAAAAGCATGCCGGTAAGACATCTAAAAACCGGATAAGTTCGTATTGTTCCGGTAATGGATCTGGTAAGTTCAGCAAGGCATCGCGTAACGGGAGTAAGTCACTGACTTCATCAACATCACGTAAAGCGGCTAAAGTCTTAACATCTCCGAGTTGATCAATTTTATTGAAAAAATGAGCGCCAGTATCGGCTGAGCTGTAGACGACATCCGTCCATAAACTTTGCGGTACAGGACAGTTGCCGCCAAATACCCAGAACCCGCCATCAACACTGGGACCAAAGACTAAACGTGCTTGTTTTTCATGGGGCAACCAGCTCACTGCGTCAAGCAGTTCTGCAGTGGTCATTTGGGGAATATCCGCACCAACCAGTATGACAAAATCATGTTTGTTTAATAGCCTTTGATAAATATGCGCCATACGCTCACCCAAGCCGCCCTCGCCTTGCCATAAGCACGGTAAATCTTCCCAATAGCTATGATTTAAGGCGGATTCTTCAGCCACTGCATAATAACTCTTTATATCGGCCTGCTGGCTTAGTGACTGAGCCACCGAGGTAACTGATTGAGATGAAGCAAGATGAAAGGCTTCGGCAGTTTCTTTGCCTAAGGTAGCGGCCAAACGTGTTTTTACCGGCGACAATCCGGGCGTTTTAACGAATACAGCGATAGCGCCACTCATCAGGAATATACCAGACGACGTTTTGCCTGTCGTGTTAAGCACCAGGTTAAGAAAACATGTCGAATGGTGGTTGCAAGCCAGCCATGTTGTTGATATCGCCTGGCGCTGGTAAGTAATGCAGCGGGGAGTTCTTGCAGAGTAATCCCTCTCGCCTTCACGCGTACAACAAAGTCCAGATCCTCACCGATTGAGACGGTTTCATCAAAACCAGTCAATTGTTCAAAAATGGCCTTGCTAATAACAAATCCTTGATCGCCGAAGGGCAGACCAAAATAACGGGAACGGATATTAGCAGCCCAGGCATTTAAGCGTGTTTGCTCAGGACCATCATCAGCAAATTTCAAATTGAAATACCCCATACTTAGCTCATCTTTTTCTATATAGCTCTGCATTGCCTCAATAACTCCTGCAGTAAAACGTGTATCAGCATGCAAAAACCAGATTACTGATCTGGAAGCCTTTGCTGCTCCCGCATTGAGTTGTCTGGCTCGTCCTTGTGCAGTCTGTAGCCAAAGCACATTATCAGGCAAATCAAAATTTTCCGGCTGAGCCTGGCAAGCCGATAAAATAATTTCAATATCCAAGCCCAATAGCATTAATGCTGTTAAAAGATTTTGCCAGGTATTGTCACCAGGGCCTACCGGAATAACAATACTGAGTTTGCTAAAAGCGCTCATCGTTATTAGCAACACGCAGAACCGGATTCTAGCGATAAAGCGGTATTCGGTGGGGCACAATCAAATAAACCAAAATGAATCGATTTATCACCAAAAAAATCAAAATGTTCGGCATAACGGCTTAATGCCAACATATCATAGCTGTTGCCGCACACGCGCAAAGGCTTACCCTTTTCAAAGTGATGGTGATCATCCAAATCAAAAGCATGCAGATAATCAGGGATAGTACCTTTATATATAGCTAACTGGCCAAAATCTTCACAGCGATCTTCCAGTGCCATTTTAAAAGCTCGAATGGTGACCGAACGAAACTTGACCATTCCAATTTTGGCTTCTACCTCCGGGTCTTCCAGTGCAATAGGACTTTCTTTAACCACACGTACATCCGGGCACCCCAGCTCTTGCATCACGCGGCGAAAATCTTCCCAATACAATGCCCCGCCTAAACATTCGCCTAATAAGACCGGTTCTATTTTAAGTGCCTCTGGTATACGCCGATCGGCATAGACATCAGAAAAGTAAATCTCTCCACCTGGTTTTAATACCCGAAAAATTTCTGATAATACTTGCTTCTTATCGGGTGACAAGTTAATTACACAGTTTGAAACCACAAGATCAATCGAATTATCAGCAATACCGGCTGTTGCTAAATCTTCCATATAGCCTTGCTTAAATTCAACATTAGACCTCGCATAACCATAGCGCTCCGCATGCCAGTCACAATGCTCTTTTGCAATTGCCAGTTGCTCTTCAGTCATATCAATACCAATTACATGACCTGACTCACCGACTAAACGTGACAATAAATAACAGTCCCGTCCCGTGCCACAACCAAGATCCAGGACCGTAGCGCCTTCTAAAGCAGGTGGTAAAGGCGTTCCGCAACCGTAATAACGGGCAACGACTTCAGGGTGCAAGTCAGATAATAAAGGGCGTAAGTGTACAGGGACAGAGTCTAATGTACAGCAAGCGCTGGTTTTCAAGTCCTGACTGGATTGCAAGACCTGTCCATAATAGTTTTGTACTGATTCACTGATTGCTGTGTCGTTCATGTAAACTCCGGAATAAATAGTGACGCGACCGAAATCCTTTTGAAAGCGCGTTTTTTATGAAAAATTAATAGTTAAGTCGTAAAGATAAAGAATTCCTTACAAACAAGTGAAAATTAATTTGTTTTGTAATGATCATTTGCTCCCTCTCACTTCATCCTTACCCTAAAATGCAGCAAATTAAGCGAGTAGAAAAAAAGTATCTAAGATGAATAATATAGCGTAATTGGTCTGGATATCGCAAAAAATATAATTCATGTTTACTACATAACATGTGATAACCAGGTGGTAACAAAGCGCATCAAAAGATAGGCTATGTCTGCAGTTACTGTTATCTCTAAAAAATGTAACGAATAATGACCTAAGCTTTATTAATTACCAATCTGTTGTCAGCACAGTAGAGAGCTATATTAGATTTTATAACTATAAAAGACTACATTCTGCAATTGATTACAAAACTCCAAACCAAAGCACAAATGAAATGAAAAAAGCGGCTTAAAATCCTTCTATAAAAACTTAACCATTTCAGTTACTGTCGATGCAAAAGCAAGTATTGTACTTTTAATTTTCAATCGATACTGAACCTATTGGTTCTTATCTTTCAATGTGTTGCTCTTACTTATATTCAGTTACTTATTCTAAAAGGCTCAGATGGTTGCAAACTTTCAAAAAAAAAACTCACAATTCGATAAAATACTCTCTTTCATCATTAATAGAAATAACCTTGCTTATGTCACCAACCGTGTTTAATGTGCCTAAAGTCGCTGCTGCAATCGTAACGTACAACCATCGTGAGCCAGTATTGAATCTTATCGCGACATTAGAACAGCAAAAAATACCAACCTTTGTTACAGAAAATAATGGTGTTGATGGTGCTGCTGAGGCTATCAGGAATCAATTTCCTACAGTTTCTTTATTAGCCAGTTCCAGTAATTTAGGTGGATGCGGCGGTTTTAATTGTGCGGCATTGGCAGCGTTGTCCAGCGGTTGTGAATATCTTGTTTTTATTGATGATGATGCTTTCCCTGAAGCAGATTGTATCGCTCAGTTAACTGACTTTTTAGATGCCAATCCAGACTACATTTTTGCTGCGCCCGCGATATATATCACCTCACAACCTGATACATTGCAAGAGGCGGGAGGAGATGTCGATTTTAATCTGCCCCATCCAGTTGAAGCCTGGTATCGTTTTCATGTAAACCCTGAGTTACCTGCCGTAATAGATATTGGATATGCAAGTGCCTGTTGTTTAATGGTAAGAGCAGATGCTTTAAGGGAAATGGGAGTGATGGACTGGTCTTATTTTATTTTTAGTGATGATGTTGATCTTTGTCTGCGACTGCGTCACCGGTTTGCTAAAAAAGGGGCATGTGTTACAACTGCAAAAGCATTTCATGACTTTCCCTGGGCAAAACCATTTGCTCCTATGCGATTATATTTTTTTCAACGTAATGGATTACGCTTGATTTCAAACCACAGAAAAAGCGGACAGATAAAATCACTTTTTACGGCCTTAATGCGATTGCATCGACGTATTTTTTATAGCGGTCTTATTGGTGATTATGAAATTAAACAAAGCTTACTGGATGCATTTAAAGATGCCTGGAAAGGAAAATTTGGTAATTGGGATTCCTGGATAACTTTTGCAAAAGACAGAACAAAAGTAAAGTCATCCTTTTTTGAAAATCAAAATATAAAAAATATTTTGATTGATATTAGTATTGAAGATTTTGAACCCGCTATCATTGAGTTATTAAAAAAATTAAAATGTTCAGCATCAATTGATATTTTATGTGATGAAAGTAGAGTAGAGCATCATCAGGCGAATCCAAATTACAATCAAGTTTATGCCAGAAAAATTGGCTTTATTAGTCCTTTAAAAATACTCCCTACATTATTGAATAAAAAGTATGACCTAGTCGTTACTGATGCCAATATGGAAGCTAGAAGAGCCACCGCAATGTGCGGTAAATATGCAACGATATTTCATAACGATGAATTATTTATGGCTGCTAATCGTCCTTATCTTGCTGTAGTTGCACACCTACTTTCATTGCCGGTTGGACTATTTATGGCCCTGCTAACCATTAATCATTTTCGAAAACCATTCCCAGCAGGAAAACCACCTGCGGAAGCAGAAGCATTGCTTAAATACATTGGTATAGACCCGGAAATTGGTCAGCCTTTTGCCAGATTAAAGAATAATGACTGACCATTATATTCCTCCGGTTGCCGCGCCTAAATTAGGTACAGGGGAACTTGCCGGCGGTTATCGTGAATGGTGTGAAACACGCGAACAACAAGCACCAGAAAAGTACCTTTTGCGTAGTCATTCCAGTTTATTATTTTCCATTGTTGTTCCTGTCCATAACCCACTTGAGCATTGGTTACAAGACTGTATAAATTCGGTTCGGGCACAGTTTTTTGAAAATTGGGAGCTAATTTTAGCGGATGATGGCTCCAGGCAAGAAACCCTGGATTTATTAAAAAAAAATCAGCTACTTGATGACAGGATTAGCATTAGCCTACAAGCCCAGCCATCTGGTATTTCAACAACTACTAACCGTGCTGCGGATCTTGCGCAAGGAGACTTTCTGGTTTTTTTAGATCATGATGATCTATTAGATCCTTATGCGTTATCAGCATTTGCCCAACGATTACAAGCTAAACCAGAAGCAGACATAATATACTCTGATGAAGATCGTTTTGATGAGAATTATCAACGTCTGCATCCTGGATTTAAGCCTCAGTTTTCACTGGAAAAATTTCTCTGCACTAATTATATTCATCACCCAGTTGTTATGCGCCGTAAGCTTTTTATGCAGATTGGCGGACTTAACAGACAGTACGATGGTTCACAAGATTACGATTTGTTATTAAGAGCGATTGAGGTCACTTCAAAAATCGAGCATATACCTGACGTGCTGTATCACATGCGCATACATAGTGGTTCTTTAGCATCAGGTGCAGAAGCCAAGCCAGAAGCCCATAGCAAAGGACGGGCTGCAGTACAAGCTTATATACAAAGACAGCAATTGGACGCGATTATTAAACCTACTGTGTTTGCCGGCAATCATAATTTAAGCTACCCAATTAAACAGCGACCTAAAACATCTATTCTCCTTCTGGTTGATGAAGAAAAACAGATAAAAGAAAGCAAACTTAATTGGCAGCAACATCAAGATGATGAAATTTTAATTTGTGCAGATATCAGTAAAACCATTCCTGTTCGTCTTAATCAATTAGCCAGAAAAGCACAGGGTGATCTACTTATTTTTGCTAATGGTCATTTACAACCAGAGCCCTTGTGTATTGATGAATTATTAGGGCACTGTATCCGTAAAAATACTGGTTTAGTAACTGGAAAGCTTACATACAGCGATGGGAAATTGCATAGCTGTGGATTAACTTTAGGTACCAAAGGTTGTGCTGGACGCTGGCATTACTCTTGTAATGCAGATGATTTGGGTTATGGCGGCTGGATGGGAATTAACCATGAGGTTTCCGCAGTCCCCTGGCAGTTATTAGCTGTTAAAAAAGAGTTGTTTATGGAGGCAGGTTTATTTGATACTCAATATAAAAGTAATGGCTTTGATGTACACCTTGCCTTGCAGCTAGGGCATAGCTACAAGCTAAATCATAAGGTTGCTGTTCTTGCACAAGCAAGTTTTTCTCAACCTTGTCCACAACGAGATGAGCTATGGCTAGAAGATGATTTTATTCATCTTTGGACGCAGTGGAGAAACAAGCTTAATCAAGAAGATCCTTTTTATAATCCCAATTTTTCTATATATGATGAATCTATCAGTTTTATAAGTCCCTCAGAACTGCATTTAAAACGCTTCGGTGTATTTAACGCTTACGATACATTATCGTTTAAATTATTAAGGAATATTTTTTCATATTAACGCCTAGCTATTGCCCATAATCCTGGAAACTGCAGTTGAGTACGGATTTTGTGGAAAATATGAGTATGCAAGACACAGCTTGCAAGCAATAGCCGTATCCCTTGGCAAGAGCTGTAACGCAGTATTTCGTGCTCAGATTTATCCACAAAACCGTGAAGCGGAGTATAGTCACCCAACAGGTGACAAGCATTTACGATCATTATATTTTATATTCAGTTACTTATAGTTTTTTATAGCGGTCAACTGCGGTTTCTAGGTTAATAGTGTTAGGTCTTTGAATACCTCCGCTAAAGTGATGAAAAACGAACAGGCTCGCCGTGTAAAACCTTAGATGGTCAAGTCTTGATAAATAAAAGGATTGATGCATGATTTAGGGTTGATTATAGGTAAAATTTACTTTTTTAAAATATCCCATCTTTTTGATGGCTATCAGTAAATGAATCAGTATAAACTAGATTAATAAGATTAATTAGTTCAATAAACTCCAACAATATGCTCACCCAAGAACCCGCTGAACCTCTTATTTATTGTATTTTAACTGAAGCCCAGCAAACTTTATTACCTGCTAACTGGCAAAAATTCTTGACCGAGCAAACCATGCTGTTAAGTCATACGGATAAGACTGATTCCAATTATTTGAGTTTTCATAATCTGTGTTCTGATGCGCCATTGCGTGCAAACACGCTGTTGGAAGAAATGACCTGGGTGCTTTTGTCTAATCCAAAATGTAATCAAGTGGTTTGGCCTTTATTAACTTCAATTGAAAGTAGTCATCCACTCTCGGTCATTAACCTTAAAACTGAGACATTGAATACTGTGTTTGAACAGGGATATATTTGTCTCAGCCGTTCTAAAGATATTGATTTATTGAAACAAAATATCCATACAATATTGTGCTTTTCTCATGCACTGGTGACAGCACAAAATAATGTTGAACAGGCTATTTCATTTATACGCAAAATAAAAAATAAACTGTCATTAGAACAAAAATTGTTTTTAATGCAAAAGATTAATGCTTTGAAGGAATTGCTATCATTCTCTTTAAATATTAAAAATGAAATAAGCAATAGTCTTGCTTATAAAAAATCCTGGGAGCCCTATTTTAAAAGACCCGAACTGGATTTAAATACTAAGATAGTTCCTGTTCAAAATAGAATTCCTGTATTAATTGCTACTCATTGGCTGGAGCTTGGAGGGGTGGAAAAATTTGCTATTGATTTAATTAAAGCATTGCCAAAAGACCAATATGCAGTTTACGTTACAACAGATAATCTTTCGTTTAATGCATGGAGTTCTGAGATTGCTGATCATGTAGAGGCGGTTTTTCATTTACCGAGTTTTTTAACGCCTAAATTGATGGCAATATTTTATGAATATTTAATTCGTAGCCGCCAGATTCGCTTAATGCATATTCATCATGCAGCGCAAGCTTATGATGCGCTTTATCATATCCGTCGATTTCATCCGACGTTAAAAGTTCTGGATTCATTACATATTATTGAACTGCCTCCTCATGAAGGCGGCTATGTTGAATCATCTGCACAGTGTTTTGAGTCATTTATTAATCATCATCATGTGATTAGCCAATATTTGAAAAATTTTCTTACTCAGCGTTGGCGGGTTACTGACGACAAAATTTCAGTTACTTATCTTAATGTTGATAGTGATTATTTTAATCCTTCGATTGTAGAAAATGGACTGATAAGAAAGTCGTTACATATTCCTGATAATGCTTGTTTAGTTGGTTTTATTGGTCGATTTAGTCAGCAGAAACAGCCGCTTGAATTTATTAAAGCTGCGCAATTAATTCAAAAAAAATGGCAGGAATCAAGTCAAACAGTTCCCCTGGTTTTTTTAATGACAGGCAGTGGAATACTGGAAGCCGAAATTAAGTGCGCAATAAAAAAAGCAGCTGGCAC
Protein-coding sequences here:
- a CDS encoding MerR family transcriptional regulator, which codes for MGMTIGKLAKKADVTIETIRYYQRIGLLQEPAKPEQGYRSYPEENLIKIRFIKRAQHAGFSLKEVAEIIALSDNKCADVRHIAEQKIAHINQQIDALLNLRNNLKELIKGCQTDNSTGHCTLIETLASDKFDLKSSQ
- the arsS gene encoding arsenosugar biosynthesis radical SAM (seleno)protein ArsS (Some members of this family are selenoproteins.); translated protein: MRDVKPLLLKSDFPQIRRGRLSTLQMNLGYLCNLSCTHCHVNAGPNRTELMTRETMKTALQFADKYQLEYLDLTGGSPEMNPEFRWLVQEARKQGLHVMDRCNPTILVEPGFEDTAEFLAEQRVEVIASLPCYMEDNVDAQRGKGVFTASIKALKKLNALGYGQANSHLTLNLVFNPQGMSLPAPQLQLEESYRHFLGEHFDLHFNQLFTITNMPIQRFGAVLLAKGQFDDYMNLLKQSYQAENLAQVMCKSLLSVDWQGYVYDCDFNQMLGMPLTGETTHLSQLLEQMPEAMSISVADHCYGCTAGQGSSCTGVLTN
- a CDS encoding TIGR04282 family arsenosugar biosynthesis glycosyltransferase, producing the protein MSGAIAVFVKTPGLSPVKTRLAATLGKETAEAFHLASSQSVTSVAQSLSQQADIKSYYAVAEESALNHSYWEDLPCLWQGEGGLGERMAHIYQRLLNKHDFVILVGADIPQMTTAELLDAVSWLPHEKQARLVFGPSVDGGFWVFGGNCPVPQSLWTDVVYSSADTGAHFFNKIDQLGDVKTLAALRDVDEVSDLLPLRDALLNLPDPLPEQYELIRFLDVLPACFS
- a CDS encoding TIGR04283 family arsenosugar biosynthesis glycosyltransferase, coding for MSAFSKLSIVIPVGPGDNTWQNLLTALMLLGLDIEIILSACQAQPENFDLPDNVLWLQTAQGRARQLNAGAAKASRSVIWFLHADTRFTAGVIEAMQSYIEKDELSMGYFNLKFADDGPEQTRLNAWAANIRSRYFGLPFGDQGFVISKAIFEQLTGFDETVSIGEDLDFVVRVKARGITLQELPAALLTSARRYQQHGWLATTIRHVFLTWCLTRQAKRRLVYS
- a CDS encoding methyltransferase domain-containing protein; the protein is MNDTAISESVQNYYGQVLQSSQDLKTSACCTLDSVPVHLRPLLSDLHPEVVARYYGCGTPLPPALEGATVLDLGCGTGRDCYLLSRLVGESGHVIGIDMTEEQLAIAKEHCDWHAERYGYARSNVEFKQGYMEDLATAGIADNSIDLVVSNCVINLSPDKKQVLSEIFRVLKPGGEIYFSDVYADRRIPEALKIEPVLLGECLGGALYWEDFRRVMQELGCPDVRVVKESPIALEDPEVEAKIGMVKFRSVTIRAFKMALEDRCEDFGQLAIYKGTIPDYLHAFDLDDHHHFEKGKPLRVCGNSYDMLALSRYAEHFDFFGDKSIHFGLFDCAPPNTALSLESGSACC
- a CDS encoding glycosyltransferase family 2 protein produces the protein MSPTVFNVPKVAAAIVTYNHREPVLNLIATLEQQKIPTFVTENNGVDGAAEAIRNQFPTVSLLASSSNLGGCGGFNCAALAALSSGCEYLVFIDDDAFPEADCIAQLTDFLDANPDYIFAAPAIYITSQPDTLQEAGGDVDFNLPHPVEAWYRFHVNPELPAVIDIGYASACCLMVRADALREMGVMDWSYFIFSDDVDLCLRLRHRFAKKGACVTTAKAFHDFPWAKPFAPMRLYFFQRNGLRLISNHRKSGQIKSLFTALMRLHRRIFYSGLIGDYEIKQSLLDAFKDAWKGKFGNWDSWITFAKDRTKVKSSFFENQNIKNILIDISIEDFEPAIIELLKKLKCSASIDILCDESRVEHHQANPNYNQVYARKIGFISPLKILPTLLNKKYDLVVTDANMEARRATAMCGKYATIFHNDELFMAANRPYLAVVAHLLSLPVGLFMALLTINHFRKPFPAGKPPAEAEALLKYIGIDPEIGQPFARLKNND
- a CDS encoding glycosyltransferase family 2 protein; the protein is MTDHYIPPVAAPKLGTGELAGGYREWCETREQQAPEKYLLRSHSSLLFSIVVPVHNPLEHWLQDCINSVRAQFFENWELILADDGSRQETLDLLKKNQLLDDRISISLQAQPSGISTTTNRAADLAQGDFLVFLDHDDLLDPYALSAFAQRLQAKPEADIIYSDEDRFDENYQRLHPGFKPQFSLEKFLCTNYIHHPVVMRRKLFMQIGGLNRQYDGSQDYDLLLRAIEVTSKIEHIPDVLYHMRIHSGSLASGAEAKPEAHSKGRAAVQAYIQRQQLDAIIKPTVFAGNHNLSYPIKQRPKTSILLLVDEEKQIKESKLNWQQHQDDEILICADISKTIPVRLNQLARKAQGDLLIFANGHLQPEPLCIDELLGHCIRKNTGLVTGKLTYSDGKLHSCGLTLGTKGCAGRWHYSCNADDLGYGGWMGINHEVSAVPWQLLAVKKELFMEAGLFDTQYKSNGFDVHLALQLGHSYKLNHKVAVLAQASFSQPCPQRDELWLEDDFIHLWTQWRNKLNQEDPFYNPNFSIYDESISFISPSELHLKRFGVFNAYDTLSFKLLRNIFSY
- a CDS encoding glycosyltransferase family 4 protein, whose translation is MLTQEPAEPLIYCILTEAQQTLLPANWQKFLTEQTMLLSHTDKTDSNYLSFHNLCSDAPLRANTLLEEMTWVLLSNPKCNQVVWPLLTSIESSHPLSVINLKTETLNTVFEQGYICLSRSKDIDLLKQNIHTILCFSHALVTAQNNVEQAISFIRKIKNKLSLEQKLFLMQKINALKELLSFSLNIKNEISNSLAYKKSWEPYFKRPELDLNTKIVPVQNRIPVLIATHWLELGGVEKFAIDLIKALPKDQYAVYVTTDNLSFNAWSSEIADHVEAVFHLPSFLTPKLMAIFYEYLIRSRQIRLMHIHHAAQAYDALYHIRRFHPTLKVLDSLHIIELPPHEGGYVESSAQCFESFINHHHVISQYLKNFLTQRWRVTDDKISVTYLNVDSDYFNPSIVENGLIRKSLHIPDNACLVGFIGRFSQQKQPLEFIKAAQLIQKKWQESSQTVPLVFLMTGSGILEAEIKCAIKKAAGTMILLHSQVQDARPVYQDCDVLMMPSENEGIALVSYEAMAMQTPIFFTDVAAQNELMATEFLVENTQPLAEKFADAIWPYLIDPEKRQQAGIKMRAYIREHHHHEKTYAELLALYQTLLAQ